One region of Synechococcus elongatus PCC 11801 genomic DNA includes:
- a CDS encoding homocysteine S-methyltransferase family protein, protein MAIYRQSLPQLQGDLFLGDGGLETILIFHKGFDLPCFASFPLVNDPRGRVILEEYYANYLAIAEQFNTGMILDSPTWRASQDWGDRLGHSASVLKDLNQQSIQLLEAIRSQWSHLQKPIVISGCLGPRGDGYQAEARMDAQTAAAYHRPQIETFAESNADLVSAYTLNYIDEALGVVLAAQNTGIPITISFTVETDGRLPSGETLEEAVCIIDAATDSYTSYFSINCAHPSHFHSVLTREASWVQRIRSIRANASRLSHAELDDATELDIGNPLELGQDYQSLLATFRQINVLGGCCGTDPRHLQAIAAACVSL, encoded by the coding sequence ATGGCTATTTATCGACAAAGTCTTCCTCAACTTCAAGGTGATTTATTTTTGGGGGATGGAGGGCTTGAAACCATTCTCATCTTCCACAAGGGTTTTGATCTACCCTGCTTTGCCAGTTTTCCTTTAGTCAACGATCCTCGAGGGAGAGTCATTCTAGAGGAGTATTATGCTAACTATCTTGCGATCGCTGAGCAATTCAATACGGGAATGATTTTGGATAGCCCCACATGGCGAGCTAGCCAAGATTGGGGCGATCGCCTTGGCCATAGTGCATCTGTACTAAAAGATCTAAACCAACAATCAATTCAGTTACTCGAAGCCATCCGATCGCAATGGTCACATCTGCAGAAACCCATTGTCATTAGTGGTTGCTTGGGTCCCCGCGGTGATGGCTATCAAGCCGAAGCCCGCATGGATGCCCAAACTGCAGCAGCCTACCACCGGCCCCAAATTGAGACGTTTGCGGAATCCAATGCTGATTTGGTCAGTGCTTACACACTGAACTATATTGACGAAGCATTGGGGGTTGTTCTTGCAGCCCAAAACACCGGCATTCCCATCACCATTTCATTTACAGTGGAAACTGATGGTCGCTTGCCAAGTGGTGAAACTTTAGAGGAAGCCGTTTGTATCATCGATGCGGCTACAGACTCATACACGAGTTATTTCTCAATTAACTGTGCTCATCCCAGTCATTTCCACTCTGTCCTTACACGGGAAGCAAGTTGGGTGCAGCGCATCCGCAGCATTCGTGCCAATGCCTCGCGCTTAAGTCACGCTGAGCTGGATGACGCGACCGAACTGGATATTGGTAATCCACTGGAATTGGGGCAAGATTATCAGTCGCTTCTGGCAACCTTTCGGCAGATCAATGTCTTGGGAGGCTGTTGTGGGACAGATCCCCGCCATCTGCAAGCGATCGCGGCTGCCTGTGTGTCCCTCTGA
- a CDS encoding glucosamine-6-phosphate deaminase produces the protein MRCLVFSSATEVVQSVADRIADRLQAQPQLTLGLATGRTMVPLYAELLRRPINWQHCRVFALDEYWGLAANHPASFAAELQRRFCQSARLRPDQVEFLNGAALDPVQEAQRYRRCLEQVGGLDLQLLGVGENGHLAFNEPGSARESRVRLVQLSDRTRQQNAGAFGGDPEAVPRTALSLGLADILEARELLWLVTGSSKANILAQSLQSPPSTAIPASYLQEHPATTLYADSEAAALLAIPQP, from the coding sequence ATGCGCTGTCTGGTCTTCTCGTCTGCCACGGAAGTTGTCCAATCTGTTGCTGATCGCATCGCCGATCGCCTACAAGCGCAACCCCAACTGACCCTTGGCCTAGCCACGGGCCGAACCATGGTGCCGCTCTACGCCGAGCTACTGCGCCGCCCGATCAACTGGCAGCACTGCCGGGTGTTTGCGTTGGATGAATATTGGGGGCTAGCCGCGAATCATCCAGCCTCTTTTGCAGCAGAACTCCAGCGTCGTTTCTGTCAGTCAGCCAGACTGCGACCCGATCAAGTTGAATTTTTGAATGGGGCTGCCTTAGATCCTGTGCAGGAAGCACAGCGCTATCGCCGTTGCTTAGAGCAAGTAGGTGGCTTGGATCTGCAACTGCTCGGGGTGGGGGAAAACGGTCATCTTGCCTTTAATGAACCTGGTAGTGCCCGAGAGAGTCGAGTCCGTCTGGTCCAACTGAGCGATCGCACCCGTCAGCAAAATGCAGGGGCTTTTGGTGGCGATCCTGAAGCCGTCCCCCGTACAGCTCTCAGTTTAGGGCTGGCCGACATTCTGGAAGCCCGCGAGCTCCTGTGGCTCGTCACGGGTTCCAGCAAAGCGAATATTCTGGCCCAGTCTTTGCAATCTCCTCCATCGACAGCAATCCCCGCCTCTTATTTGCAGGAACATCCTGCGACGACACTCTATGCCGATAGTGAAGCAGCGGCCTTATTGGCGATTCCCCAACCCTGA